A single genomic interval of Gavia stellata isolate bGavSte3 chromosome 31, bGavSte3.hap2, whole genome shotgun sequence harbors:
- the LZTS1 gene encoding leucine zipper putative tumor suppressor 1 has protein sequence MGSVSSLISGHSFHSKHCRASQYKLRKSSHLKKLNRYSDGLLRFGFSQGSSHKSSSKSSKNEDFFYIKVSQKSHGSHRADYTSLAGGELGSQAGTSGMDFGTPTPQKLMPFPSQLEVGAEKPAARPTAFKPVLPRSGAILHSSPENGGHISQQLHPSDKAKEQELKPVLCSGGLSDSGRNSMSSLPTHSTSSSYQLDPLVTPMGPISRFGGSAHNILQCAIIQDSNMMSLKAMSFSDGGNKILNPGKAPHHHAAEKTTCIRSPISTDESTIQELEQKLLEREGELQELQSSFEEKEVSSCQAYEEKQRRCKEELEGLKQKCNSKLKQTSQKTQRTQQVLHLQVFQLQQEKKQLREELENLMKEQNLLETKLRSYEKEKTSFAPALEETQWEVCQKSGEISLLKQQLKESQTELNTKTTEILSLKAQLKEVRVKMEGLEMKTQDLEGSLRTKAMELEVCENELQRKKNESELLREKVNLLEQEIVDLRTELAVLKEQLSEAREVARPCAMVDDAQALQGEVERLRAELKAERDNNEQMTSGFQHERQTWKEEKEKVIHYQKQLQQSYLHMYKRNQNLEKMLQQLAAGEDGKEPIELDIPGADVPYEDIIATEI, from the exons ATGGGCAGCGTCAGTAGCCTCATCTCTGGCCACAGCTTCCACAGCAAGCACTGCCGAGCCTCCCAGTACAAGCTCCGCAAGTCATCCCACCTGAAAAAGCTCAACCGGTACTCGGACGGGCTGCTCCGCTTCGGCTTCTCCCAGGGCTCCAGCCACAAGTCCAGctccaaaagcagcaagaatgaGGACTTCTTTTACATCAAGGTCAGCCAGAAATCGCATGGCTCCCACCGAGCGGACTATACCTCGCTTGCCGGCGGGGAGCTGGGCAGCCAAGCCGGGACGAGCGGCATGGACTTCGGGACGCCCACGCCGCAGAAGCTGATGCCCTTTCCCAGTCAACTGGAAGTG GGTGCAGAGAAGCCGGCTGCACGACCGACCGCCTTCAAGCCGGTGCTGCCCCGGTCCGGCGCCATCCTCCACTCCTCCCCGGAGAACGGGGGTCACATCTCCCAGCAGTTGCACCCCTCGGACAAAGCCaaggagcaggagctgaagcCGGTGCTGTGCTCGGGGGGTCTGTCCGACTCCGGCAGGAACTCCATGTCCAGCCTCCCCACccacagcaccagcagcagctacCAGCTCGACCCCCTCGTCACGCCCATGGGACCCATCAGCCGCTTCGGGGGCTCAGCCCACAACATCTTGCAGTGCGCCATCATCCAGGACAGCAACATGATGAGCCTCAAGGCCATGTCCTTCTCCGATGGGGGCAACAAGATCCTCAACCCTGGCAAAGCCCCGCACCACCACGCAGCCGAGAAGACCACTTGCATCCGCTCACCCATCTCCACAGATGAGTCCACCatccaggagctggagcagaagctgctagagagggagggagagttGCAGGAGCTTCAGTcaagctttgaggagaaggAAGTCAGCTCCTGCCAGGCTTATGAAGAGAAGCAGCGGCGCTgcaaggaagagctggaggGCCTCAAGCAGAAATGCAACAGCAAGCTCAAGCAAACCTCGCAGAAAACCCAGCGGACGCAGCAGGTCCTTCACCTCCAGGtgttccagctgcagcaggagaagaagcAGCTCCGAGAGGAGCTGGAGAACCTCATGAAAGAGCAAAACCTGCTGGAGACCAAGCTGAGGTCCTACGAGAAGGAGAAGACCAGCTTTGCCCCAGCGCTGGAGGAGACCCAGTGGGAG GTGTGCCAGAAGTCGGGGGAGATCTCCctcctgaagcagcagctgaaggagtcCCAGACGGAGCTCAACACCAAGACCACCGAGATCCTCAGCCTGAAGGCTCAGCTGAAGGAGGTGAGGGTGAAGATGGAAGGGCTGGAGATGAAGACCCAGGACCTGGAGGGCTCCCTGCGCACCAAAGCCATGGAGCTGGAGGTGTGCGAGAACGAGCTCCAGCGCAAGAAGAACGAGTCCGAGCTGCTGAGAGAGAAGGTGAacctgctggagcaggagatCGTGGACCTGCGGACGGAGCTCGCCGTCCTCAAGGAGCAGCTGAGCGAAGCCCGGGAGGTGGCCCGGCCCTGCGCCATGGTGGACGATGCTCAGGCCCTGCAGGgagaggtggagaggctgagggcaGAACTGAAGGCTGAACGGGACAACAATGAGCAGATGACCTCCGGCTTCCAGCACGAGAGGCAGACgtggaaggaggagaaggagaaggtgatacactaccagaagcagctgcagcagagctacCTGCACATGTACAAGAGGAACCAGAACCTGGAGAAGATGCTCCAGCAGCTCGCCGCAGGGGAAGATGGCAAGGAGCCCATTGAGCTGGACATACCCGGCGCCGACGTCCCCTACGAGGACATCATCGCCACTGAGATCTGA